Proteins encoded together in one Bombiscardovia nodaiensis window:
- a CDS encoding membrane protein: MSQGTHKSTGPTVQISDTPPRRVHDASDLIRAVGSILIVLAVTLIAVYLKGVASGVESDVHNAGQRMDWLADVPTAFLQQAVTVTVVIAVLVHLLFSREWLQAITAPLAMFCGYGALWLVSTLILHAHSEALIGAFNSQSTIGTSVLLPDVYAGMAAFLTAAGPRRMRSSVKWSWNALYAVALLMVVISANTISSVLVSFFIGRAVGMLIRFAAGTQSKGVWGSALVQTLESIGIHVTSLSRVGSTQEEGNPLVPTLADDLVESSRIYSASAEDGRAYTVSVLDGQLHTAGYLIQLWQWAKLSGVSMRHDRSVRDSSQHHLAMLLELKDLGLPAMHPYGLAENGESSVFVLSTDEQLQPLTAERTGQQEVKELMSYLARAHARGYTHRRITPETIAQDQEGRTLIAGWHNGDNASSSANIALDKVQLLILAATRIGCKEAVEAAQEVWGAKTLIGLIPFIQMVAVPKATRMNPQWNKQILKDIKEQIRSLAPPQTAEVTSQVTLSRFSLRSFLAIALLVVAVIVVITQLNFQQVIQAVRGANPWMAALAFGFGCLSWVGCALTLGIFIDSKRRHPLAILISQVASSFTSVSMPAGVGPAFVNLQYLRRIGYNTTLATAIMSAVVAVQFATTFLLLIGIGLFTGRNTLSGMIPTNTLVIVIGVVAILAALAMAIPYTRRYIVDKLLPIVASYARQLIDILTQPKELLIAATGAILQSVSLGLSFWACLMAFGWHTNVFETTFVFLLANTLGSAVPTPGGLGAIEAVLFSAFRLAGVPSAIAISATLVFRVVTYWLRIPLGAAAMRWLGKRNLV, translated from the coding sequence GCGGATGGACTGGCTGGCCGACGTGCCTACCGCTTTTCTCCAGCAGGCCGTCACCGTCACGGTCGTTATCGCCGTCCTCGTCCACCTGCTCTTTAGCCGGGAGTGGCTGCAAGCCATCACCGCTCCCCTGGCTATGTTCTGCGGATACGGCGCCCTCTGGCTGGTCTCCACCCTCATCCTGCACGCGCACTCTGAAGCGCTCATCGGCGCTTTCAACTCACAGTCCACTATTGGCACTTCGGTGCTCCTGCCCGACGTCTATGCGGGCATGGCAGCCTTCCTGACGGCCGCAGGCCCCAGACGGATGCGTTCGAGTGTGAAGTGGAGCTGGAACGCCCTGTATGCGGTAGCCCTCCTCATGGTCGTCATCTCGGCCAACACCATCAGCTCCGTGCTCGTCTCCTTCTTTATCGGCCGCGCAGTGGGCATGCTGATTCGCTTTGCCGCCGGCACCCAGAGCAAGGGAGTGTGGGGGTCTGCGCTGGTGCAGACGCTCGAGTCTATCGGCATTCATGTCACCAGCCTGAGCCGCGTGGGCTCCACCCAGGAGGAAGGCAACCCGCTGGTCCCCACCCTGGCCGATGACCTGGTAGAGTCCTCCCGCATCTACTCTGCAAGTGCCGAGGACGGACGGGCATACACGGTCTCCGTGCTCGACGGCCAGCTGCACACGGCGGGCTACTTAATCCAGCTCTGGCAGTGGGCCAAGCTCTCTGGTGTCTCCATGCGCCACGACCGCTCAGTGCGCGACTCCAGCCAGCATCATCTGGCCATGCTTCTGGAGCTCAAAGACCTTGGCCTGCCAGCCATGCACCCTTACGGACTGGCAGAAAACGGGGAATCTTCAGTCTTCGTCCTGTCTACCGACGAGCAGTTACAGCCCCTGACAGCCGAGCGCACTGGCCAGCAGGAAGTCAAGGAGCTCATGAGCTACCTGGCTCGTGCTCATGCCCGCGGATACACCCATCGCCGTATCACGCCGGAGACTATCGCCCAAGATCAGGAGGGCCGGACGCTGATTGCCGGCTGGCACAACGGCGACAACGCTTCTTCTAGTGCCAACATCGCCCTCGACAAGGTCCAGCTGCTAATCCTGGCAGCCACGCGCATAGGCTGCAAAGAAGCAGTAGAGGCTGCTCAAGAGGTTTGGGGCGCAAAAACGCTCATAGGACTCATCCCCTTCATTCAGATGGTGGCCGTACCAAAGGCTACACGGATGAATCCCCAGTGGAACAAGCAGATTTTGAAGGACATCAAAGAGCAGATCCGCTCTCTGGCACCCCCACAAACTGCCGAGGTGACCAGCCAGGTGACGCTCTCCCGCTTTAGCCTGCGCTCCTTCCTAGCCATTGCCCTGCTGGTGGTAGCCGTGATTGTGGTCATCACCCAGCTCAACTTCCAGCAGGTCATCCAAGCCGTCAGGGGAGCCAATCCTTGGATGGCCGCCCTGGCTTTCGGCTTCGGCTGCCTGTCTTGGGTGGGCTGCGCGCTCACGCTGGGTATCTTTATCGACAGCAAGAGACGGCATCCTCTGGCGATTCTCATCTCCCAGGTCGCTTCGTCCTTCACCTCTGTCTCCATGCCAGCTGGGGTTGGCCCCGCCTTCGTCAACCTTCAATACTTGCGCCGAATCGGTTACAACACCACCCTGGCCACGGCCATTATGAGCGCGGTCGTCGCAGTCCAGTTCGCCACCACCTTCCTTCTGCTCATTGGCATCGGGCTCTTCACTGGCCGCAACACGCTCTCTGGCATGATACCGACCAATACGCTGGTGATTGTGATAGGTGTCGTCGCAATCCTGGCCGCCCTGGCCATGGCAATTCCCTACACCCGTCGTTACATTGTTGACAAGCTCCTGCCAATCGTGGCTTCTTACGCCCGCCAGCTCATCGACATTCTCACCCAGCCCAAGGAACTGCTGATTGCTGCAACCGGCGCTATCCTCCAGTCAGTTTCCCTGGGCCTGAGCTTCTGGGCTTGCCTGATGGCTTTTGGCTGGCATACGAATGTCTTTGAAACGACCTTCGTCTTCCTCCTGGCCAATACCCTGGGCTCAGCTGTACCCACCCCGGGCGGCTTGGGCGCCATCGAAGCCGTGCTCTTCTCCGCTTTCCGCTTGGCTGGCGTCCCCTCGGCCATCGCTATCTCGGCCACGCTCGTCTTCCGGGTGGTCACCTACTGGCTACGGATCCCCCTGGGAGCGGCCGCTATGCGCTGGCTAGGCAAGCGCAATCTGGTCTAG